A region of Cardinium endosymbiont of Sogatella furcifera DNA encodes the following proteins:
- the rpmF gene encoding 50S ribosomal protein L32, whose protein sequence is MAHPKKRSSASRRDKRRTHVKLAMPALVVCPVTGVVHTPHRAFWHEDKMYYKGRVVMHRAG, encoded by the coding sequence ATGGCACATCCAAAGAAAAGATCGTCTGCTTCCAGAAGAGATAAGCGAAGAACCCATGTGAAGCTTGCCATGCCCGCGCTAGTGGTTTGTCCGGTTACCGGCGTGGTACATACGCCACACCGTGCATTTTGGCATGAAGATAAAATGTATTATAAGGGCAGGGTGGTGATGCATAGGGCAGGTTAA
- a CDS encoding beta-ketoacyl-ACP synthase III: MKLIKRASIAGVAGYVPDDVLTNDALEQMVATNDQWITTRTGIQERRILKGEGLGTSVMAIQAVKDLLEKTATDPATVDLLICATITPDQVTPATATIIAHAVGATRSFSYDLQAACSGFLYALDTAAQFIASGSAKKVIVVGADKMSAITDYTDRATCILFGDGAGAVLVTEAEADHGIVDTICKSDGGGQHLLYQKAGGSRWPASHATVDAKAHYIHQDGQNVFKAAVTAMSEVVMEIMTGHQLTPADIAYLVPHQANRRILQLVADRVAIPMEKVMLNIHKYGNTTAATIPLCLWDYESKLKKGDKLILTVFGGGFTWGGMYMIWGYDGCKMM, encoded by the coding sequence ATGAAGCTAATAAAGCGTGCCTCTATTGCAGGTGTAGCTGGATATGTGCCAGACGATGTGTTGACCAATGATGCGTTGGAGCAGATGGTCGCTACCAATGATCAGTGGATTACCACTAGAACCGGTATTCAAGAACGCAGGATCCTAAAAGGGGAAGGGCTAGGTACCTCGGTTATGGCCATACAGGCTGTCAAGGATTTGTTAGAAAAAACAGCTACCGATCCTGCTACGGTAGATCTCCTGATATGTGCAACCATTACGCCAGATCAGGTTACGCCTGCTACCGCTACCATCATTGCCCATGCGGTGGGCGCTACCCGTTCGTTTAGTTACGACTTACAAGCTGCCTGCTCGGGTTTTCTCTATGCACTCGATACCGCTGCTCAGTTTATTGCTTCCGGTAGCGCTAAAAAAGTGATTGTAGTAGGTGCAGATAAGATGTCTGCTATTACCGATTATACAGATCGGGCTACCTGTATTCTGTTTGGGGATGGTGCGGGTGCCGTTCTGGTAACGGAAGCTGAGGCAGATCATGGTATTGTAGATACCATCTGCAAATCAGATGGCGGAGGCCAACACTTGCTTTATCAAAAAGCAGGCGGCAGTAGGTGGCCCGCTTCTCATGCAACCGTAGATGCGAAAGCCCATTACATTCACCAAGATGGCCAAAATGTATTTAAAGCAGCAGTTACCGCTATGTCAGAAGTGGTGATGGAAATCATGACTGGCCATCAGCTTACACCAGCTGATATTGCTTATCTGGTGCCTCATCAAGCCAATAGGCGCATCCTGCAACTTGTGGCCGATCGTGTAGCTATTCCTATGGAAAAAGTGATGCTGAACATTCATAAGTATGGCAATACAACAGCAGCAACCATTCCCCTTTGTTTGTGGGATTATGAATCAAAACTAAAAAAAGGAGATAAGTTGATACTCACTGTTTTTGGTGGAGGTTTTACTTGGGGAGGGATGTATATGATTTGGGGGTATGATGGTTGTAAAATGATGTAA